From the Juglans microcarpa x Juglans regia isolate MS1-56 chromosome 3D, Jm3101_v1.0, whole genome shotgun sequence genome, the window aatatgtcatatatatTAAGTGTAATGGGTAATGACGAAATCTAGGACGTAAAacgatatttttcatattttcataagcatcttaattgtttttataacaTCAGTGTACAATTATAGAAAATCCATGCGGCCTAGTACATGTCATACACACAACCACAACCTTTATCTCTCTGTATGCCTTTTTATTTGGTCGGTTATTACAATTCACAGGCCAAGGTGATGATGTTTTTGTTAATCCATGGGGATAAAAGTAGATTGCCTGATAGGTGAAAAGGTAGAATTAGATAATAAGTAAATAGATGGGcgtaaaaataaaaccaacaaaatgtgcGCTCACCCCAGCATAATTGAAGGATCTACAATAGCACAATTACAGTACCCAAGATTGCAAACTGAATTTCATAAAGCCAAGTCATTCCTGAATCCAAGCCGCACAACCAGACTTTACGCACTTGGAACGTGCCACCCAATTTCATAGAAAGAGTCAAATCTGACATGATCGAAGCATCATCGTTATTCAATCAGCATAGACACCAAGCTTTTTATACGAGTCGATACTCCCACTGGAAAACTTTGCCGGAAAACTGCTATTAAGTGTGCGTCGGTAAGAGAGAGAAGGTGTTTTTGTCGCCCTGGAGTAAAGCTGACGTTTTCTCACACCTTCCACATTTTTTCTATCTGCTTTCTTGGCAATTCTCATAGTAACAttgaggagaaagagagagtaaaGGCCAAGCATGTTGTACATCTTGGGAATTGTGGGATCAAATTCATCATTGATCATATACTGGTTATCATCAAAGTCCACTTTGAAACAAAGTGACAAGCATGGGGCGGCTATGGTTGAGAGTTGAAAGAGGGTGGTGATGATCCTGTACAAGGGAAGAGGCAAAATCAGATATAGAAGAGGAGAGGAGTTAGATCTCATGCAACAAGGCCATGGATGAGGTACCTGGCTCACTGGGGACCAGCGCCAGCTTCTCTTTGAGATTGGGCCAGACCCTCTTTGCCTCTGCCTCTCTTCTTTTCATGTCTTTGGGTGTTGATTTCTACAGCTACACTGCTTTCTGgtaattcttcattttcttctcttttgctTCTTTGATAGGTGCctctttattttatgttatgtttttctgtcctattttcatctcattctgCACTACCCAtgctttttttattatcttcgtTTCACATTTCAATTCAAAAACGATGAACAATATTCCTTAGATTTATGGCGTTGctgaattttaatttcaaacttcAACAGATGAGTACTACtgataataaaatcataatccaAAAGCGTACgagacttcatcttcttctttctcatcCTAATTTTAAGATTGATCAATCTTGGCCAAAAGTTTAAGCAACTTGCTACATgagatttttaatgttttgcaATTATCTGGGCACAAGTCCATATCCAGGTCTTACTACTCCTTAAATTAGAGCTCTGGTAAGTTCAACATTCATAGTGGTCTTGATCAACCCAATGACCCTTGTGAAAAGACATGGTTTTTCCACCAGAGGTTTGGAACCCTTAGTTTGAGTCTTTGACCACTTGCGTAAGCAGGGAACATTCAAATGCTTAGCTTAGGCAGGAAGATCTTTATATGGAATGGTTCTTCTTGCATCTTCTcactttttaagaaaattctaatGACCTCTTAATTGGACTTACTTGGGTTATGCTTTCATTCGCTTCTGTTGGATCCTTTTGCGAGCACCCACTGTCGGCATAGCCTTTTTACATTTGAAAACCAACATTGTTGATAAATCTTCCATTGAATTAGATCCTATGGTTGGAGATTATTGCCTCTGGGTTTTCTAGATTCAATGTCTTCCATCTCTTTACTTGCTCTTCAAACATAATTGATTAAATTGTTCAGTTTTTTTCCTGATTATATCGTCCTATAGTTCAATTCTCAGTCTCTGCTTCTAGTTTCATGTTTTCAGTCCCATTATCAAGTTCCATAAATCTAGAAGACAAATGGGTGAAATAATCTTGAATGGCCTAGCCTTTTAACCTTTTTTGTCCAAACAAAGAGCAGGTCTAAAAACTAAgaaaagtaatttataaattacaggCTCTTGACAATCTGTTATGCATTTTCAAAACTAGCCAACAATAAAATGACAGGGAGGAAGATAGCAGTATATTTCCCATCTCCGAATGATGACCAAAAACGTGGGCAAACAGTGCACATCAGGAATGCTACTCTGTTATTGAACATTCCTGGCCTGATCAATCTATCGGCAGCATACTTTACACATTGTGGGGCAGTTTAACTACCAATTTCTTGCTGTTTCTTCCGTGATTTTAATCTTCTGAATATACAAATGTTACAGCTACCTGGTGACAATAATGAGTTTGGTTATACCTTGGAGTTTGACTCTGGCCCTGGTGGATGGCTACTCTGTTCTGGTTAAATGCCCCGTTCGGCAGCCAGGAATACTGCTGATCGTTGTCTTCGGAGATTGGGTACATAGCATTCGAGTTACTTGCAATGACATAATATAGTTACCGGCAACTATTTGTTACTAATTCAGTCTGTTTCATAATAGGTGTTATCCATTCTCACACTGGCTGCAGCTTGCTCAACAGTTAGTGTTGTGGACCTTCTGCTCCACTTTAATGGGTCATATTGCCCTCCCAAGTTATGCAGAAGATATCAGATATCAGCTGCCATGGCTTTCTTGTCATGGTTTATGTCTTTGGCTTCATCTCTATTCAATCTATGGTTACTCCCCTCCTTGTGATTTTATGGCCAGAATCTATATCCTCGTGATTATTTTAACACAAACTCGTGTACATAAATAGCCTTGAATCTTAACAGATGAAGGtttttcaattaaagaattGCAATCATTCCCCtttccacccccccccccccccccccccccccccccccccccccccccccccggggggtAAATTGCTGAGCGAGGTCACCAAATCAAGTATTCTATGATTCTATCCTCAAAAACAACTTTCATCCAGCAATTCTCGCACTTGTGTAGTGTAATTCATGACGGCTCTCTGGAAAAGATACAGTTGTCCACGAAGGGAATCTAACAAGATATCAACAGCTTGTACAGTATATTCGACAGAATGCCACATCCACACACTGTTGAGTCTATCACAACACTTGCCTACCCGTAACATCCACACATGCAAACACCACTCAAGTTACTTTGTTTATGTATCGGGGTCCCCATATTAGATGACATTTTCAAGAGAGAACTATCTGATTTTTGCCCCCAAAAATaggtttaattattaaaaataaaataaaagaaagtattACACTTTTTCACCCATATGCAATCACTCACTCCTTTCCTATCCATgaattacaaaaaatttcatcttgtatcttaaattacatatatttttcaatttactCCATTCggagtgtaatttttttaaaaagaaatctatCATAATATGCTACAACCTTCCCATCCTAATTAGGGAAATTGCAATGAATGTTCCACTTTGGAATTTGGCCAGGCTTCAACAAACTAACCATCGAAGATTCAAATCTCTTTCTCCTGCATCTGCATTTCCAACATTTCCTTCCTCAACACTTCTGCCATACCCTCATTCCCTGATTTAATATACCCGTAAATAAAAGCACCATATACATCCAAATTCGGTTGAAACCCTTTACCCACCATCTCCGCCTGAAGCTTGAATGCTTCCTCCATCTTCCCATCCTCACACAACCCCTTTATCAAAGTCTCATAACTCTTCCCCTTTGCCACCAAACCAAAATGCTCTACTCCATCCCTCAGAATCTCCAAAGCCTCATCAACCCTACCATTAACACAAAGTCCTCCAATCATCACATCGAGCGTTGAAGCCTCAGGCCTAAAACCCTTTCTACACATATCCCCATAGACAAGCAGTGCTGAATCGACATCCCCAACACCACAATACCCATTGACAAGATGCTCATAAGTTGCACAGTTACTATCCACCCCATTCAATCCCATCTCTTTAAAAATCTCCTCAGCTTTCTCAATCTCTCCAATCTTGCAAAACCCACCAATCATAGTATTATAACCGACAACATCAGCCTCCACTTCCTTAACTTTCATCTCCTCCCACGACTCCTCAGCCTTTCCCATCCTCCCTTCGTCGCAATAGGCTGCGATCAAAAGGCCATAACTATAACCATTTGGAACACAGTCATATCTCGCCATTTCGTTCCAAATCATCTCCACCATCTCAATCAAACCATCCTGATAAAAACCCACCATTAAAGCGTTAAAAGTATGAACATTTGGCCTAACTCTAAAAGTCCTTTTCGCCTTTACCTCATTTTCTTCGCCCCCTAACCCAAGAACCTCCCTATAAACCTCGTACCCGGCGTTTCCTCCTCGACACCTCGAGACCCGCGAAATCAAGAAATTCAAGGTAATAACTTTCAGGTTTATCCCACGACACCTTAACATCCTCACAATCTCAGTGGCCGGGTCGATCTTTTTCGTCTCCAAACAAGCTTGAACCAACAAATCGAACACAAACGGAGCAGATCCACATGATGTATATGTCTTAACAAGGCTCTCAAACACCTTCAGTGGATTCGGTACCAGGTTATCTTCTGCGGACAGACGAATGGCTGTCCGAATGAGGGCTTGGGCTCGCGATTTGAGGCGGCCCCGGGCAAGGATGTGGATGATGGTGGAATAGGTGAGGAGGTTGTGGTTGCAGAGGGACTTGTGCTGGGTCCAGAGGAAGAAGCGGAGGGCAAGGTGGGGATTATTCTTGAGGAGGAGCGTTATTTGGGAAAAGTCATTTGGATGGAAACCGTCGGGGTAGAGAGAGTGGAGGTGGCTCCACCGGGACTTCGAGCGCTGCTGGGTGAGAATCGAAACAACGGTTTCTATTAGAGATTTGGACTGATCGGAGGGTAATGAGGGGGAGGACGAGGAGCCGAAGGAGAGGGATTTGTGTTTGGGGGTTAAGAAGAGAATGCGTTTCAGTACTGAAATGGCCATCGAAAACGcggtaaagagagagagagagagagagagagagagaccaacgaCATGCAGTATTTACGTTTTGCACTGGTGAGAGAAGTAAGAAAAGGAGACTTGGTGAGTTGGGCCTAAGACATTTCAATGTACAACAATTAAAAAGCCCAACTCAAACTCTCGACTTTGGGGGGTGTCATTGTGCAGCTGCAACCATTTTGCAATGAGGGCCAGTTGGGCTAGAAGTTGACAGATCGATTCTCCACTTCATTGCTTTTTTCCTATGTTGTCGCTGTCGTTATTTCATGTCTCTTCCTTTGCTTCTCAAGATTTTTATCCCAATCGATGTTGTTAGTTGAGGAAAATAGCACATCGCTCTCTGCCCTCTGGTTTTGGGGCACAGCCTTTGTTGACAAAGAGATCATGTCATACTAATAGTTTGTGATGATACATGATGGCTCGTGGGCTTGAAACTTGATGTTAATCAATGAAAAGTTGGAGATAATACTTGTGTGTTTGTCCAACATGAGTGTCGGATGTCTCCTAAATTCTCACCCCTTGTTCTGCCTTTTGCATAAATCTCCCCCATTAACCTCTACAATGCATAATCTATTCATGATTGTGATTACGACAGGACATTGCCATTTTAGCTGTATTAATCttattgtttttggtttttctttctctGTCAAATCTTTTAAAGAAGTAGTAAAATCTattcattgtttatttttaagtattttttaatatctttactcgttaagaaaaaattaaaaaaatatacaacttcactaatagACACTTTCCCAACcattaagtaataaaaataaaaaaaaagaatagtaaatagGTAGTATGAAGTAGTAAGCCATAACTTTATTACCGGCCTCCTACaaccattttactactttatagtatattttaaattttaaatttttttattattttttttaagtatttttttaatatccttaattattaaaaaaatatatacaattttattaatagttacttcattaactattaagtaaaaaaaataaaaaagagtaataaatggttagtaaaaaaatagtaagtcCATAATTATCTTTACTTTATTGGAATTACACTTTAGGTTGCTGAGAGTCTTTGGTTGAAGACAAAGAACGCTAAACAAGTAcacaaacaaaagagaaaaagaaattgcaagggagaagagggaaaatggaagagagaagagggaaTTGAGTCAGGAAGAAGCGCAACTGATGAGAATCGTATTCATTTTTTTGGCCTTTATCACTCTTGCAAGCACAACATCATTGCTTCCAACGTCTTGGACAAATGCCTCATAAATCACTAGCCCTTATGGAATATTCCGAATGTTTCTTTGtacgaaaaagaaaacaaaagaaaaagaggcaaCAAAATTAAAGTCACTGACGTTAATATATGGTCATCCACAATGATTTGATTCCTGCAATCTTCTTCCACCTCCAATATTGAGTACTACGTACGGACTATTGACTGAAGCTCGCGCATGTATATAATAAAGTCTAAAAATGAATTAAAGCAAAATAATCAATGTTTTGTATTCTAAAACATAATTCTTGCCTacaatctaattaattaagagcACGGATAGTCAAATATCAGTCGaatctaaattttagttttttttttttttttttaattaaaacttttgaATTGGACTAGAtaaagatatatttatagaattttgaacTACAGTCATTTAGGGTCCCTAGTCAGAGAGtcatattagaagaaaaaattaatattttatgatttttccatccaattatctctctcttttccccacTCTGCTCTCTATCTCTCACTGCGCTTCCATCCAATTTTTCTATCCAGatacatttcatctcaattcaagtATTATTTCCTTCAGACTTTGTTGTAATTTGGTGTTTGCAAAACCAGTATTGAGTACAATGtggattaaatattaatattaatgcaaaatattaaatattaaataaaaatgtatttataaaatattaaattttaatattaatatttacagaatattaatttttttaaaatattattaaaatataaaatattatattattatttttactttaaaataacTAGTGCGAAATAACCTTTTCAAAACTTCTGACTATAACCATAATTTCAAATTCAGTTAAAATTTGTTCAACAATTCGAGGAGTCGTACGTTGATCATCAAATTAAAAGCACtattgctagctagctacgtACAACcccaaagaaatatatatattgattttatgaaaggttatttattttttataaagtgtaatAATAAAGggttatctattttttataaatctattgAGACTGTCCAATCTGATGAAATTAATACTTTAATTTacactattttaaaatatttcattggaaCGTCATATGACATAACTAGTCGCATTAGTGatcagttaaataatcttagatgtcatcagatgtctgattatagatggtaccaagatgtttttatttctaaagtaATGTTTCGTGATGATAGTCATAAACCTTACTAGAAGAAAAAATTCATTGATGGATTACCTTACTTATTCACTTACAAGGTGGAGGATGAACTTGTTATTACTGGATCTTTTAATTACgatgcataca encodes:
- the LOC121254510 gene encoding CASP-like protein 5C1, giving the protein MDEVPGSLGTSASFSLRLGQTLFASASLLFMSLGVDFYSYTAFCYLVTIMSLVIPWSLTLALVDGYSVLVKCPVRQPGILLIVVFGDWVLSILTLAAACSTVSVVDLLLHFNGSYCPPKLCRRYQISAAMAFLSWFMSLASSLFNLWLLPSL
- the LOC121254508 gene encoding pentatricopeptide repeat-containing protein At2g15980; translation: MAISVLKRILFLTPKHKSLSFGSSSSPSLPSDQSKSLIETVVSILTQQRSKSRWSHLHSLYPDGFHPNDFSQITLLLKNNPHLALRFFLWTQHKSLCNHNLLTYSTIIHILARGRLKSRAQALIRTAIRLSAEDNLVPNPLKVFESLVKTYTSCGSAPFVFDLLVQACLETKKIDPATEIVRMLRCRGINLKVITLNFLISRVSRCRGGNAGYEVYREVLGLGGEENEVKAKRTFRVRPNVHTFNALMVGFYQDGLIEMVEMIWNEMARYDCVPNGYSYGLLIAAYCDEGRMGKAEESWEEMKVKEVEADVVGYNTMIGGFCKIGEIEKAEEIFKEMGLNGVDSNCATYEHLVNGYCGVGDVDSALLVYGDMCRKGFRPEASTLDVMIGGLCVNGRVDEALEILRDGVEHFGLVAKGKSYETLIKGLCEDGKMEEAFKLQAEMVGKGFQPNLDVYGAFIYGYIKSGNEGMAEVLRKEMLEMQMQEKEI